The sequence TCAGCCATAGGTGAAGAAGGGGTTATAGGGTAAATCCCTGCAACTTCTGTAAATGCATAGGAAGCATAAGCAGCAGCTTGGTTCCCATCCATTGTTTGCATAACTCTTTTCATATCGTAATCCTCCTAAATATCTAATTTCTATTAGAGATTAAAAATTTTCAACTTCAATTAAGTTTATATCATGCCCTTAAGACTGATATGCAGAATCTCTTATTGCTTTAATTTTTTCTCTCACAGCGTCTTCTGTTTTTTTAATTTCAGGATTATCTTCATAAAAAACAAAGAAATTAGGGTCTACTTCACCAATTCCCATATAACGAGCTTTATAATCTTTAAAAAGCTTAAAATATTTATCTCTAAGCATAAATAAGCCTAAGAGATTTGTAAATACTGGAGCAACTAGAGTAATATTAACTATTGTCCAAAATAGGTCAGGTCCATTACCAGTTAATACAATAGAAGAAACAATAATAATATTTGGTAAAGGGAATATAAATTTAAATAATAATTCTATTTTGTCAGCCAATATAGGTTTATATCTTAAACCATGTCTCATAACAGCAATATAATATGTATACCAACCAGCAGTTGTAGTAAGACCAAATAGAGCACACATAATTCCAATATATACAGAACCAAATTGTCCAAACACTTTTTCAAAAGCTTTAATAGTTAAAGTAGCTCCTGTGTACCCTTCTTCCCAAGCTCCTGTACAAAGAACAGCAAGAGCAGTAATAGAACAAACGACAATAGTATCCATAAATACTTCAAATGATCCCCAAATTCCTTGACGGAAAGGATGAATTGTATTAGCAGATCCATGAATCAAAGGAGAAGAACCTTGTCCTGCTTCATTTGAGTTAATTGAACGAGCTACTCCAATAGAAATGGCTTGAGAAACTGTTGAACCTACAAAACCACCAATTGCTGCTGTACCAGTAAAAGCATCATGAAAAATCATAGCAAATACATGTGGAATATTTTGATAATTTGTTACTATAAGAGCAAAACCTCCAATTATAAATAAAGTACACATAAATGGCACAGCTTTAGAAGCAAATGCAGCTACTCTTGGTGTTCCTTTCCAAATAACATAAAAAAGGATAATAGAATAAGCTACTGTTACTCCAATCATATTAAATCCAAAAGATTGATTTAAAACTTCTGATATAGTATACGCTTGAGATCCACCTAAAAATTGAGCTATAAATCCAATTCCAAATGCAATAGCTAAACCTATTCCAAATTTGGTAAATCCCATTTCTCTGGAAATTCCTTTTTCCATAAAATAAGTAGATCCTCCAAAATATCTTCCAGTTTCGTCTTTTGAACGATAATAACATCCTAAAGTTGTCTCAACACATTTTACGGTCATTCCAAAAAATGCCCAGATCCACATCCAAAAAACAGCACCTGGTCCTCCCACTGCAATAGCACTGGCAACTCCTCCTATATTACCACATCCAACACAACCTCCAATAGCTACACAAACCGCTTCAAATGGAGTAACAGCCCCGGCTTTTTTTTGATTTGCTTCTTCACTAAACATACTTCCAAATGTATTTTTCAATATATGTTTAAAATGAAAAATAGAAAAAAATCCTGATCTAACTGTAAAATATAACCCAATAAATAAAACAAAGTAAGTGAACGGTTTTCCCCATAAAAAATCATTAATTCCATTTAAAATATTTGATAACATCTTACGTTCCCCCTTATACATTTTTATTATTTAAAAATGATACATTTCTACCCGTTAAAAATCTTAATTATTTATTTCCATAAGCTACTTCAAGAGCATTTTTAAAATCATTTATTAAATCCTTTGTATTTTCTATTCCAACAGATATTCTTAATAGTCCATCAGTAATTCCAATTGCTAATCTCTCGTCTCTAGTCATGTCGCTGTGAGAACTCATGACAGGATAAGCAAAAGAGGTTCTATATCCTCCAAGAGTCATTGCATAATGAGCTAATTTCAGAGCTTTCATAAATTTATTCATTTTTTCTAAATCTTCTGGGAGTTCAATACTTAACATTCCTCCATAATAGTCTCCAAATTGTTCATGTGCCAAATTATGATAAGGACTACCAACAAGGCTTGGATGATTTACTTTAAGAACATAAGGAGATTTTTCAAGTTCTAAAGCAAGTGCAGAAGCATTTTCACATTGTTTTTTTATTCTTAATTCTAATGTTCTCATTCCACGCATTGTAAGCCAACTTGAAAATGGATCAGATTGTGTTCCAAGAAGAACCTGTAATTCATATATTTTTTTAATAAG comes from Fusobacterium simiae and encodes:
- a CDS encoding alanine/glycine:cation symporter family protein, translated to MLSNILNGINDFLWGKPFTYFVLFIGLYFTVRSGFFSIFHFKHILKNTFGSMFSEEANQKKAGAVTPFEAVCVAIGGCVGCGNIGGVASAIAVGGPGAVFWMWIWAFFGMTVKCVETTLGCYYRSKDETGRYFGGSTYFMEKGISREMGFTKFGIGLAIAFGIGFIAQFLGGSQAYTISEVLNQSFGFNMIGVTVAYSIILFYVIWKGTPRVAAFASKAVPFMCTLFIIGGFALIVTNYQNIPHVFAMIFHDAFTGTAAIGGFVGSTVSQAISIGVARSINSNEAGQGSSPLIHGSANTIHPFRQGIWGSFEVFMDTIVVCSITALAVLCTGAWEEGYTGATLTIKAFEKVFGQFGSVYIGIMCALFGLTTTAGWYTYYIAVMRHGLRYKPILADKIELLFKFIFPLPNIIIVSSIVLTGNGPDLFWTIVNITLVAPVFTNLLGLFMLRDKYFKLFKDYKARYMGIGEVDPNFFVFYEDNPEIKKTEDAVREKIKAIRDSAYQS